The proteins below come from a single Corylus avellana chromosome ca3, CavTom2PMs-1.0 genomic window:
- the LOC132175036 gene encoding D-amino-acid transaminase, chloroplastic-like, which produces MEKSRSASDQKSDALDVGNGSEFKVHVFSSSSELIEKLHEKWSSVKKQPYPAMYSSIFGGIILDPAMMVIPIDDHMVHRGHGVFDTAIILDGYLYELDVHLDRFLRSASKAKISSPFPRSALRSILVQLSAASQCKKGTLRYWLSTGPGDFLLSPAGCSTSAFYAVVIDDDFCQCKEGVKVITSTIPMKSAQFARMKNVNYLPNVLSKMEAEEKGAYASIWVDEEGYIAEGPNVNVAFINHDKELLLPFFDKILSGCTVKRLMELVHKLVEQGRLRGMRTANLTVEEAKGAAEMMFVGSTLPVLPIIMWDEQPIGNGKVGELTMELSNLLWEDMVAGPETQRIPVPYV; this is translated from the exons ATGGAAAAGAGTAGATCTGCTTCTGATCAGAAATCAG ATGCTTTGGATGTTGGAAATGGcagtgaatttaaagtgcatgtCTTCTCTTCATCATCTGAG TTGATTGAAAAGCTGCACGAGAAGTGGAGCTCAGTGAAAAAGCAACCATATCCAGCAATGTATTCCAGCATATTTGGTGGAATTATTCTTGATCCAGCCATGATGGTAATTCCAATAGATGATCACATGGTTCATCGGGGCCATGGTGTGTTTGACACAGCTATTATATTAGACGG ATATCTCTATGAGCTCGATGTTCACTTGGACCGTTTCCTTAGATCAGCTTCAAAAGCAAAGATCTCCTCTCCGTTTCCTCGCTCAGCTCTTCGAAGCATTCTTGTGCAGCTGAGTGCAGCATCTCAGTGCAAGAAAGGAACTCTAAGATACTGGCTAAGTACAGGTCCTGGGGATTTCTTGCTCTCACCTGCAGGATGCTCAACATCAGCATTCTATGCTGTAGTCATAGATGACGACTTCTGTCAGTGCAAAGAAGGGGTTAAAGTGATAACATCCACTATCCCCATGAAGTCGGCTCAATTTGCAAGAATGAAGAATGTAAACTACCTTCCAAATGTCCTTTCAAAGATGGAAGCTGAGGAGAAGGGAGCATATGCTTCTATTTGGGTTGATGAGGAAGGTTATATTGCTGAAGGTCCAAATGTGAATGTTGCTTTTATAAACCATGATAAGGAGCTTCTTTTGCCATTCTTTGATAAGATCCTTAGCGGGTGCACTGTGAAAAGGCTCATGGAACTTGTCCACAAGCTGGTTGAGCAGGGGCGTCTAAGAGGCATGAGAACTGCAAATTTAACAGTGGAGGAAGCCAAAGGTGCAGCTGAAATGATGTTTGTTGGAAGCACGCTGCCTGTATTGCCAATCATCATGTGGGATGAACAACCCATTGGAAATG